In Ignavibacteriales bacterium, the genomic window GCTTTTTTATTTCCCAAATAATTTCTACGTATATTTTAATTAAACAATATGACTAAGAAATTATTCGATATAAATAAAGCAATCGCCCTTGCACCGATGGAGAAAGTCACAGATATATCTTTCCGACTATTATGTAAAAAATTCGGCGCCGACATCGTTTACACGGAATTTATTAATTCAGAAGGATTAATCCGCAATTCGGCTAAAGCCAAAAAGAAAATGACATTTTTCCCGGAAGAACGACCTATCGGTATTCAATTGTATGGTGCTTTAGATTCTTCTATGGAACAAGCGGCGAAACTTGCCGAAGAACTTCAACCAGACTTGATAGATATCAATGCCGGGTGCTGGGTCCGAAATGTAGTCGGACATGGCGCTGGAGCCGGTTTACTTAAGGATTTAAAAAATCTTTACAAGATCGTGAACACTGTTGTAAAGGCAGTTGACTTGCCGGTTACAGTAAAAACGCGACTCGGTTGGGATGAAAAATCGATTGAAATTATTGAAACCGTAAAAATCATTCAGGATGCAGGTGCACAGGCAGTTACAATCCATTGCCGTACTCGATCACAAGGGCACGACGGTTCTCCCGATTACAACTGGATCTCATCAGTTAAAGATGTTGTATCAATTCCAATTATCGTTAATGGAGGAATTACAACCCCACAAATCGCAAATCAGGTTTTTGAATCCACACGTTGCGATGGCATCATGATTGCGCGTGGAGCGATCAACAATCCTTTTATCTTCAAAGAGATAA contains:
- the dusB gene encoding tRNA dihydrouridine synthase DusB: MTKKLFDINKAIALAPMEKVTDISFRLLCKKFGADIVYTEFINSEGLIRNSAKAKKKMTFFPEERPIGIQLYGALDSSMEQAAKLAEELQPDLIDINAGCWVRNVVGHGAGAGLLKDLKNLYKIVNTVVKAVDLPVTVKTRLGWDEKSIEIIETVKIIQDAGAQAVTIHCRTRSQGHDGSPDYNWISSVKDVVSIPIIVNGGITTPQIANQVFESTRCDGIMIARGAINNPFIFKEIKYFMENGTLLPPPSLSERVNLLIEHLNYSVEFKGERRACLEIRKHYSGYLRDAPNISKLRMKLMEFTEAPPIIDKLLEYQNQGFHLDEFNN